The Tursiops truncatus isolate mTurTru1 chromosome X, mTurTru1.mat.Y, whole genome shotgun sequence DNA segment tgccaatgcaggggacacgggttcaatccgtggtccgggaacatcccacatgccacggagcagctaagcccatgtgccacaactactgagcccgcgcgccacaactactgaagtctgcgcgcctagagcccaagctctgcaagagaagccaccgcaatgaaaagcctgtgcactgcaacgaagagtagcttccgctcgccacaactagagaaagactgcgcgcagcaacgaagacccaacaacgaggatccagtgcagccaaaaaaagaaaaacgccAGATGTAATCCAGCCCGTTTCCTCTCCAATATTCTCCACTCCCACCCTTTCGTTTGCTCATCGTGGTTCAGCCTCACTGGCTTCCTTAACTGTTCAAAAATGCcaggccaggggcttccctggtggctcagtggttaagaatccgcctgccaatgccggggacatgggttcgagccctggtccgggaagatcgcacgtgccgcggagcaactaagcccgtgtgccacagctactgagcctgtgctctagagcctgcgagccacaactactgaagcccgcgtgcctagagcctatgctccgcgacaagagaagccaccgcaatgagaagcctgcacaccgcaaggaagagtagcccccactcgccgcaactagagaaagcccgtgagcagcaacaaagacccaacacagccaaaaatataaataaatgtttattaaaaaaaaacaaaaacatgccaGGCTGGCTCCTGCCTCAAGTaagtttattggttttttttttttgttttttttttttttttttgcggtacgcgggcctctcactgttgtggcctctcccgttgcggagcacaggctccggatgcgcaggctcagcggccatggctcacgggcccagccattccgcggcatgtgggatcttcccagaccggggcgcaaacccgtgtcccctgcatcggcaggcggactctcaaccactgcgccaccagggaagccctcaagtaagtttattaaaaaaaaaaaaaaaaaacatgccagGCTGGCTActgcctcaaggcctttgcactggTTCTCTTCAGTCTGGAACCCTCTTCCTCTGGGGATCCCTCTGGCTCACCCGGAAATCATTCCTGACCGCTCTATTTAACATCGCATCCTGCTCTCTCCCCACCCGGCTTACTTGAACAGGTGCGTGGCACAAGAGggtgagaggcaggagggaggtaGGAGCACAGTGATTGCAGTGCACTTGGGACAGTAGAGTTGTCAGATATGAAGGCGTTTGGGGGCCATGAAGCCCTGGATGGTTTTGAACAGAGTGGGGACAAGGTCCACCGTGTATGTTAAGAGGGAGGGTCCCAGTGCCTCCCAAGCTGAGAAGAGGCTGAGAGCGGCCAGGGCAGAAATGGGGACCCTGGCATCCAGGCAAGCAACAAGGGCGGCTTGGACCAGTTGggggcagtggaggtggggagaagggcgCGGATTCTGCATGTGTCTTGAAGGTGGAGCCACCAGGACTCACCGATGGATTGGACGTCGCCCTAGAGCGCCTCAAGTCCTCAGAAACCCTGCAACGAGTCACCCTTCCCCCCATCAAGGGCGAGCAGCTCATGCAGAGTCCGACAGCCTCCCCACCTGCTTCCACGTTCTGGGAGCAGCCACCTGCCCGAGGACAAAGCCACACACTGCATCCATTTCTCAAcatttaattaggaaaaaaaattacagggacAAAGAAAACCTcatgcaaaaaagagaaaaaggggccAATTGGGTTTCCAGGAGCGCGGGCCGGGGCCAGATTCCTCTGAGGAGGCAGAAGGACAAAGGAGTAAGGCACTGCTGCCTCTGCCCCTCGGGGCGGGCGCAGGACAGGGCAGCGGAGGATGAggggtccggacgcgcagaccaCACTGAGGGGGGTTAGCAGCAGGGCCCGGAGAAGGGAGGTTCGGTGCTCCCAGGCCCAGCTCACGCCCTGGCAGGAGCCTGGTTCGAGCTCTCCAGGCGCTCAGAGAGAACGGGGCCCCGGGAGGGAGTACAGTCCCGGCCCGAGAAGTCTGGAGGGGCTGCTGCAGTGGCCGCAGGGGGACCCCTTGGCCGAGCCACCGTCCGAGGGCAACTTCGGTGCCTCACCGGCCCCAAGGACTGCTGGTGCCGAGGCCCCGTCCTCGGCATGGGTGGGGCCAGCCAGGGCAAGGGGGCGGGGCCAGAGGCTAGGCCAAGGCTGACCATGTCACAGGGGAGCCGGGAGGGCTCAAGGAGAGAAGGTGAGTGAGGCTGGCaacctcgggggtggggggggggggtagggggtccgggggaggagggggcgcgTATTTACAGATGGAGACGACGGTGAGGTggagataaattaaataaataggtgGTTGGGGTATAAATAGCAAGGAGGGCAGGGGCAACCACAACCCCCGGCACGAGGGCAGGAGGGCGGGGGTATTGCTGCTgccggggtggggggcttggTCCGGTCACCCCCTCCCCATGCAGGGCCCAAAGCAAGGCACTAATGACGGGGGCCCGGCTGTGCCAGGGGCATCTTGGCCCGGTGACCTCATGCCACCCGATCCAGGGCTCAGCCCCGGGACCCAGGCGGGAGACGCCCCTCTGCACGGGAGTACGGCTCAGGACTGAGAAGCCCCCTCCTCACGGGGTCCACCTCCCTTAGCTGTTGCTGGATGCGAGGCCGATGATATGTTCCAACTTCTGGCGCAGCTTCTGCTTCCGGCAAGAGGCATCTCGGTCCAGAGCGGTGAGAACCTGCGGGAAGAGGCCCAGAGCCGGGCTCTTGAGGGGCGGGCTCCTCCTGGCCAAGCCCCACCCCcgatgccccccacccctcccacgtGGGAGGGGCCCAGCGGCTGGCCTCCGAAAGGGCCCGCAGCTCCTCCTTGACCCCAACCCCTCCTCCGACTGCACAACCTCTTCCCGCCTTCCAACAGCCAGCACACAGCCCCTCCCACAGGGTGGTCTGGACTGGAGGCCCCCCTTTCCCGTCCCTCctaacccccaccccaccccagacctctcTCACCCAGGTCTCCGCGACCTCGGGCCTCACCTTCCGTGACTGTGGGCAGCACCCGACAGAGCCCATCGCTCCCTCCTCCCTGACGcccagggcgggggtgggggggtcctcACGCGTGTTCCAGGACCCGTCTGGCACTCGGGGGCCCCTCCCGAGCCTCCTCAGACTCTGCAGCCGGTCCCCCCTCTTCTCTGCCACCTCTTGAATGTCCCAGGGCCACTCAAGTTCTTGGGCCACGTCTCCCTCTCCAGCTGCCCATGGCCCCCGCCTTGGGGAGCTCATCCAGGCTCGGGGCCCTGTCCGGGCCCACCCATTCTCATCTCCAGCCAGGAATCCACCCCTGGAGCCGGCGCATCTGTCTTCCCTGACTCTCCAGCCACAAACCGGGCAGGTGGGCTGACCGCGCCTACCTTTGGCCCCAGCCCGTCAACCCAGCCCTCCGTGTGCTCCCGGCCCCTAACTTCTGCCGGACCAGAACTTTGCTCTCCAGCCAGTGGCTTCTCTACTGGGTCCCTCAAATCCCAGCATCTACAGAGCGTGTCACCTGTGCCACCTTAAGGGCCTGGTTGGGGGAGGAACTGTGAGGAGTCCAAGAGCTGGGCTCGCTGACCCCCACCACGCCCCTGCCTTTGCCACCAGCTGTACCCTCAGAGCCAAAGAGCAGGGGCCCGAGGGGGTGGCACGCACCTCCTGGCGGTACTTGGTAACGTAGAAATAGAGCTCACTGAGCGCGCTCAGGACGTTGAAGTCACTGGCATGGAGACGGGACTGCTCCACCAGGTACGCGTCCATGTCCTGGTCACTGATGGACGCCATCTTGGCGATGTCCCGGTAGTACCTGTTGGGGCCCCGAGGAGGTCGTGCCAGCAGGCGCCACAGAAGCCAAAGCCCCTGCCCCGGCTGCCAGGCCAGCCTCCGGGCCTTCTTCCCTCGCCAGCAGCCGCGTCCCCTGGGGTCCCGGCCCCGCCTCCCCACACACTGGGGCCCACCTCTCCACCCAGCTCTTGTAGCTGGGGATGTCCTTGGCGTAGAGCAGCTTGTTGGAGGGCGAGTCCTTGCCCAGGCGGTGCTCGGACGTCGAGCAGGAGTCCATGAAGGTCTGGGCCACCACCGACAGGCAGGCGTCCGTGATGCTGCTCTTGTGGATGTCGAACACGAACTGCGGGTTCTTGATCACGTTCACCCAGAAGCGCAGGGGCAGGCTGGACAGAGGGACAAAGGCCCGCAGCTCCGCGATCTCCCTGCACACACCCTCCCATCCGCGCTCACCTCCGCAGGCCCACAGGCAGCGAGAGTGACACACTGAGAGCTGGCAGcctcttctttaattttctgcCTGACTTCAAGCAGTGAGAAGTCAGAGTGGACGGTCTTCCGTCCTCGGTGAGTTTCAACGCGCCCCCCTCGCACGGCTAACCCCGGGACCGGGCTTCTGGTTACCTCTGCCCTGTGTCAGCGGTATCACCAGGTGAGCAGCAGGGCCAAGGGCACCTCTGGGCGCTGGCCACACTACCCACATCCCAGACGCCCAAAGCCCTGGCAGAGCCCACCTGCGGAATCAGACGCACTTGCTCTCTGTGCTCGGCGGCACCATCAGTGCCAGGCCGCTGTCCTCTCCTGCCAGGGTGACCAGCCAAGCCCCCGCCGGCATCCTGACCGTGGTCCCCGAGCCCCAGCCAAGCCTCCTCACGCCCCCGCCCGCGGGCCGGTGCACGGCAGTACCAGTTGCTCTTCCAGGTGTGGCGCACGTCGGGATCGCCGATCTGCCGCTGGTCGGCCTGCTCGTCCAGGAAGTCGAACATGTACTTGATGGCCAGGGGCAGGGCCGAGCCCCGGTGCGCCGTGCTGAACACGGTCTCGAAGAGGTCGTCCACGAACTTCTGCAGTGTGCCCTGCAGGGGCGCAGCAAGGACACCAGCTGACGGGGAGCCAGGGCGGGACGTCCCCACGGCAGGACAGATGGGGACGGGGAGGCTTGACAAcgagtagggcttccctgctcAGCCACCACCCCTCAGACAAGCTTGGCCTCGACCTCAGGGTGGCAGTTCCCGTGGCAAAAGCGTTGAGCAAGTCCCTTGGGATTGGAACAATCCAGTGGCCCCTTCCCCAGGCAGCCCAGGCCAACCCCAGGGCCAAGGCCAGGCTACAAGGCACGTGCACTAAGGCCAGGGTGGCGCGGGGCAGGCCCACACCTTGGTGGCCAGCAGCCGCGTCAGGTAGATCTCCGAGACCATCTTGCTGCCTCGGTCTCCCTCTCGGTGGTCGGCGTGGTCGTGGTTCTTCACCAGGTGCCACAGCTTGGTGCCCGTCTCCTGGTCGGGCGTGATCATGGGTGCCCGAGAGCGGAGGCTGTCAGGGCTGCTGGCCGTGCGGAGCAAGCTCTCTGGGGCAGAGGGTGGTGTGCCCCTTAGGCCAGTGGGGCCACACCAGCCATCGCCGTGGCTCTCGCTCCCCTCCATCCCGGGAGCCCTGCAGGCCGAGGGGGCCCGTCTGCTCTCACGGGCCCACTGCACTTCTAGGCTCTAAGGAACTAGAGACCTCCTGAGAGCAGGGTCCAGGGGGGCCGCCAGAGCCAGGCTGGCTGCTCAgacggggtggggctgggggttccCCACGATGGCCGACACAGCCTTGCAGGGCACGGGGCCAGCAGAGACCCCACACCGAGGACGCCTACCATAACGGCTGAGAGAGCGGGTGAAGGTGAAGGAGTTGGCCATGTTGTAGGCTGACACTTGTTTGGGCACCAGTGCCACCAAGGAACCGTCTGTTACCTGCAAAtcccagagacagagaggggggCAATGCAGGAGGCCGAGAAGCCAAGGGGCCTGAGCCACCGCCTACCCTGGCCCGGCAGGGCACGTGTGGGGCGGCTACCCAAGGGGGGCCTGTGGCGCGGgggccagagaggggaggggccggGACCCCTACTCCTGTGGCCTCAGGgcagggccatggctcacaagggCCCTGGGCGTGAGGCGACCTCCGGCTCCTCACCTGGTAGTGGGCCAGTGAGTTGACCCTCTTCCAGTCACACTCGATTTTGGTGGTGACATCCTCGTCCTGGAGAATGATGCGGGCCATGCGGCCCTGGCGCCACTCTGCGGGCCACAGGCAGCTCTGAGGTCCTGCTCCACGAGCCCTGGGACCCTGGGCCCACTGCCCTCAGAGGACAGAGCTCAGGTGGGGAGAGTGAACGCCAGCCAAGGTAACGTGGCCACAGGAGGTGGGGGGGCccaggaggagagggcaggggccTCACCTAGGTCCATGTCCTCAGCTCTGGGACGCTGAGAGTAGGGGATGCCCTTGTACACAGCATCTAGCAGCTTGTCTTTGGCCTGGGTGATACTGTCACAATTGAGAACCTTCACCGGGACCTGAGCGCTGCCCTCGCTCTCCGGGCACACACAGTGCAGGGTCTGAGGGCGAGGGGGACCACAGGGTGGGTCCTGGGTGAGGCTTCCCCTCAGGCCCGATACCCTGCGCACCTGGACCCCCGCTCACCAGCGTCTTGTAGTCGATCTGCTGGCGGATGAGCTTGTCCTCGCTCAGGGAGTAGCGCGCCTCGCCCGTGATGGCGTCGATGGGGCCCTTCTCCATCTGCTGCTTGATGGCGCAGAACAGCAGGAAGAGCGGCTCCCCGGCGCACTCCTGCAGCCAGGGCCGGGACACAGCTTGCCGCCCGCCTGCGGCCGACTGCTTCCTCACATCCCCTCGCCCCCCGCTTGCCCTTTGAGCGCACGCACCTTCAGAAACTTATGCAGCAGGAAGGTGAACCAGTTGGTGAGCATCTTCTCAGCCACGGACTCGGTCCTAGGGTGAAAGGGGTGCTGGGGCCCCGgccgggcagggctgggcttcccaggggaggggcagggctggcggAGGGGGACCCAAGTACCTGCGCAGGAGCAGCTTTGGGTGGTTCTTGCTCTCGAGGTTCTTCTCGATGAGGTCCGCCAGCAGTTGCTTGAGCAGCCCCGTGGCATAATCGAGGCGGCTCTGCAGGGCCACCATAGTGAGCGAGGCCACAGTGCCACGGTCGCGCATGGAGAAGCTGCTCTGAGCCTCCAGAGTGTGGATAAAGGTGAGCACGAAGGCGCGGCTGTGCAGCAGCTGCCCAAAGAGACGCAGGGCCTTCTCGACATTGGGGGGtgtctgggggcgggggggacaggGCATCTCAGACGGTGGAGGTGGCCCTGGGGGTGACAGGGCATGGGCAGGCAACAGGGGGCACTCACATCCAGCTCCTTGAGCACTGGGTGGGCCTCGATGCCCGGGAAGAGCACGCGCACGGCGTAGGTCCGGTAGTCCAGGAAGGGGATCTGCACGCCATCCATGTGGTTCGTCAGCTCGTTGATGTCTGTCTGCAGCTCAGCGAAGGCTGGGGAGGGCCGGTGAGAGACAGtgagcagagagggaggagggagcccctgccacctgccccacccccaccctcatgCAGGCACCTTCCTTGCATTCCAGGGCCACCCGGGACTCCAAGTTGTCCATCTGGAGCTGGAGGCGCTTGAGCGTGCGGTCGGCATCCTGAGTCTTGCGTTTGTAGGCGACCAGCACGGCAGTGATGGCCAGCAGCAGAAGCGCGCCCCCCGCCGCCAGCCCCACCACGGCCGGCAGGCTCAGCGCCCGGTCGGCCGTGATGTGTAGGGTGCCCAGCCAGAACTCCAGGCCGCCCACCAGCACCTGCAGGGACAGGCGCCGTAAGCTGACCCGCACCCCCGCCCCAGGCTGCTCgggcagcctccctgccccctaCCCACCATGACCGGCTGCCGGCCCGTCTGGCTGGGGGAGTCGCACAGGAGTTGCGTGTCCGAGACGGTGAGCGTGCACGGCTGGCCCCCGATCAGCACCGTGTAGTTGAGGCGGGAGCTGCCGGCCGCCGCAGGGATCAGATTCTTGCCCTGCAGATGGAGAGCGCTGCTGGCCAGGGCTCCccaccgccccgcccctcccgccctAGGCGCCCACCACACTGGCACCTTCAGCACTACGTGGGAGCCAGGTTTGACATCCAGGACCCCAGAGGGCCCAAGTGGCTCGAAGCTGGGGTCGGGGTAGTAGGTGAAGGAGGACCGGTTGAGGGAACGGGCCGTCTGCACGTGGTCCAGCAGGAAGCCGAACTCGTCAGGGTGCTCACCCTGGGCCTGCGGCTGGGGCCGCCCCAGGAAGATGCCAGGGGCCTTACACAGCATGGCGGTGTCGTTGATCACCTGGCACGTCTGTGGGGACAAAGGTGGGCAGCCCAGCACGTGAGGCCACAGCGGGCAGAGGGTCAGGGGTGGGATGGCGGCAGCTGGCACTCACGTTGGTGGTCTCGATGCCTCGGTACTTGGCCCGGACCCGGGGCTCCTGGACCGTCAGCAGGTGGGTCCCACTCACAGTGATGGAGGTGCTTCCACTAGGTATGGGGGTGAGGGGCCTCAGgcttcctccccaccaccctgagCCCAGCCCTGGAGTGTTATCGAGGCTGCCATGGGAGCCCAGGGCCTCCCCAACCCTAGGTCACCTGGTCACCAGGCGAGGCCtggcccccagcctcccctctgcCAGCCAGGCCCATTCTCCCGAGGGCCTTACTTGATGATGCTCCAGGTGGGCTCGAGGCGAGTGACGGTGGGGTCCTGGGTGTAGGTGTAGAGGACGCCGGGACTGGAGATGTTGGCGCGGTCGATGGCCAGGGTGATGGAGGCCTGGCTCGGGCCCAGGGTGGAGACAGGCGAGATGCACACGATCGCTTCCGCATCCCTCCTACGCCAGCAAGCGGGGACTTGGAGCAGGCTGCCCAGGGCTGCCACCTGCCGGCCCCACGGCCCCCGCCTGCAACACTCACCTCACGAACTGGCACTCGCCGTCTCTCACGGTCACTGTGACTCTGCTGCCGGCGTCCAGAGAATGACCGGAAATGGTGATCCGCGTGCCCCCCGAGGCTGGGCCCCGACTGGGACTCACGCGGTCGAACGTGGGCGTCTACGGGAGAAGCAGCCCTGAGGGGAGCGGGGAGACGGCGGGCGCCCAACAGGGCCAGGCCACAGCCCCTGCCAGGaaggagtgggagagggaagggggcgggCAGCCCACGTACCACGAAACTGTAGAGCTGCTCAGACTGCGTGCGGAAGTCAGCCGAGCAGTCGCTGACGCAGAGCTCCGCAGGCCCTGGTGGCGGGCTGGGCACCAGCGACTCCTCCATCTCACACACGATCCTAGGGGTTGGGTCAGGTCGGAGGTCAGGCCCGGGCGCCCGGCCACAGGCTGCGGGGAGGCCCAGCGCCCGCACAGCCGCACTCACCTCTCGGCGCTGACGTACTCGGCGGGGATGGAGTTGCAGCGCACGCCGGCCACCCGCAGGCCCACGTCTCGGGAGGTGAGGCCCAGGTTCTCGCCCACGATGGTGATCCGGGTGCCTCCCTCCTTGGGCCCCATGAGCGGGTGGATCTGCGGAGCAGGAGGGGAGGCGGGAGGGTGAGCCGAGGCAGTGGGTACCCAGAGGGCGGCGGGTGGTGGGGAGGCCCACCTGGGCAATGCGGGGGTGGCTGCAGCGAGCGCCCTTCTGGTTTGGGTGCACCCAGTTGGTCTTGGGGGCCGGGCAGTGGGCCCGCAGCTGGCACCTATGCTCCGAGATGCACCAGCCACAGTTGAAGCGAGGGTCAGCCTTGAGGCAGAGGCCACAGCTGGGCCGCTGCGCCCAGCACTTGTACAGGAGGGCTGTGGGCACAGAAGGCGCCGCTGGGGGGCAGCGACGGGCCCCGACGAAGGGTCCCCTGTGGGCCCGGCCCCAGCACGCGCCTTCTCCGCCCCAGGAGGCGAGCTCCTCGGCCCCAGCCCGCCGGTCACCTCGGAAGGTAGCGGGCTTGTCGATGGGAAAATCTCCATCCCAGACCACGGAGAAGTCCAGCTCGGTGTCACCATGCTCGTCGCCTTCATAGGAGTACTGGGGGAGAGGGACCCGCGTGACCCCAGCGAAGGTGACAgaccgccccgcccccagctcagAAATCCCCAGCAGGAGACTGTCAGCCGAGGCTTCTAGAAGAGTCTGCTGGGCACAGATCTGCACCACGCCCAGCCCCGCACAGCCTGGACCCCCGAGGGAGGCGGGGCGGGCGGGCCTCACCGAGGCGTTCTGGCACTGCACGCTGCTGCTGTTGAAGCGGACGGCAGGCACCCGCTGCTGCCGCCCCTGCACCCGGACCACACACTCGTAGTTCTTCTGGCCCGACTGGGGCTGCGGCAGGTTCTTGGCCCGCAGGGTGAGAGGCTGCGTGACACCTGCTGGGATCAGGAGGTCCCCGCTGGGCAGGATCTCAGGGCAGCCCTGAGAGGAGAACGCCCATCAGCCAGCTGGGCTGGCCCCCGGTTAAGGGGGCTCCAAGAAAACCCCAAGACCAAAGGCAGAAAAGAGCCCAGCCCCCTCGCGTGCGGCGCGCGCCTCACCTCGGGGCTGTGGACCCTGCCCTCCTGGAAGGAGCACTCGTGGGGGTGGCTGGTACACACGTGGCGGTACTTACACCAGTGGCAGGGGTAAGGGCTGCCGACGCAGGACATGCACCTAGAGGGGAGAGGCTTCAGAAATCACGGGGaacctagagaacggacttgaggttatggggagggggaagggtgagctgtgacagggcgagagagagtcatgggcatatacacactaacaaacgtagtaaggtagatagctagtgggaagcagccgcatggcacagggatattggctcggtgctttgtgaccgcctggaggggtgggatagggagggtgggagggagggagacgcaacagggaagacatatgggaacatatgtttatgtatgactgattcactttgttataaagcagaaactaacacaccattgtaaagcaattataccccaataaagatgttaaaaaaaaaagaagaagaaatcacGGGGAAGACCGGGCCTGGCCCCTCACCGTCCCACCTGCGGGACACACGGGGAGCCAAAGGCAAAAGGCACCGGGGCCCGCCTGAGGCCTACACGACACCGCGAGCAACAGAGACACGGGGACGGGGTCGGGGGGCCGGTACTCACGACTGGAGGGCGCTGCAGTTGTAGAAGACGAAGTCAGCCCCAGCAAAGCTCACGCCGCTCTCCTTGGAGAGCAGCTGCAGCTGCACGGTGCGCGCGGCCCCTGCAGCGAGCCCAGGGGAGCCACACGTGAGCCGTGGACGGAGAGCAGCCCTGCCCCCCGCGGCCCAGCCACTGACCGTGCCCCCGGGTGAGAGCCCGGAGCTCCTGCAGGGAAGGCGAGGGACAGTGTAACTCTCCAGAGGGCAGCAGGACGGCCTCGCTCTCGGTCACCTCCTCGAAGGCACAGCTCACGCCCGCACTGAGGTCCGGCACGTTGCTTATGGCCACGGTCAGCTGGGGGAAGCAGAGGGCCCAGAGCTGGGAGCGCCCCCAACACGTGTGCACGGGCCTCTACACCCGCACGCTCCGCACCACTCACCTGCACCCCAGGCGACGTCACCGACACATTGTTGGGCCGGACCCACACCTGGACACACTTGCTCAGCTCCTTGGCGAAGCCACGCGGGGCCGAGGCACCTGGACAGGCCCCATGGCGGCAGCATCTGCGCGGGGTCAGGCCAGGCCCATCCCACAGCTGCCCCAGCAAGGCCCGGAGCGGGAGTGCAGCGGGGGCCTGGGGGGGACGGAGGGGACAGCCGGCCCAGCCCACGGCACCAGGCAGCCGCATGCCTCGGCCTCACCCCCTGGGGTCCGAGGGATGTCACTCGGGGTAGAGGTTCCACTCGCTAGCTGGAGAAGGTAgaagggcggggagggggaggccacAGGGGCACAGCTCGGGGGAGCGGGCACTCGGGCGGCTCCTCACCTGTGCTGCAGCACACACCACCCACAGTGCGGGTCCCCCGAGCCCAGGCAGGCGGCGCAGCTTGGGTACTGCTCGCAGGTCTCCACCGGGAGCTGGCTCACCTGGGGGCAGCCGTGTCAGCACCCGCCCCACCCCCGTCCCACCCCGCCGCACCACCTGCCGGGCCCACCTGCTTCTCGCTCAGGAGGTAGACGTGCCGGTGGTCGGGGCTGAAGAGCAGGTCGCGGAGTATGGGGCTGCCGTCCACCACAGGCACCGTCTCATACAGGTGGGCCTCCTGAGAGCCGTCGACCCGTACCTGGGCCACGAGACCAGCCACCTGACGCCACAGCAGCACCCCACGCTCCCAGGCGTCCTATTCTCGAGCCAGGGACCCAGCCTGCCCGCCGCCCCCTTTCTCACAGACCAGGGAAGGAGGACGCCAAGGCTGCCCCCTGGAGGCCCTTGGGTGTGACACAGCCAATCCAAAAAAGCTCCCAGGACATAGAGACAGAGATGAGCGTTGCCCAGAGttgggggacagggaagggatTTTTAGGATCATGGCAACATCCTGGAATGAGATAGCGGTTATGCTCGAGTAACTCCGCGGACTTACTGAAATCACTGAGATGTATGCTTTAAACGGGGAGGGGGGGTTGTGACACGGCACTTACACCCCAATAAAGCTGTGACAAATGCAAGACGGGGACCAGGAGGGAAGCAGACCAGGCCCCAAGAGCTCGGTGGCTCCCTTCACAAACCTGCCCCCAGGGACAGCCCCACATCCCCCAGGTGAGCAGGAAGGGAATGCGGCAGTTGTCCTGACTCCTGTCCCTTCAGAACACCCTGGAACAGGAGCAGCTGCGGCCCTGCCGGCACTGCAGCCCCCGTGCCCATGAGGGGACAAGAGGGCAAGGAGGGTTAGGTCCACATTTGTCTCCTCGTTCATTCGACTGAGGACCCAGCAACGACGGCTCCTGCTCTCCCAGTAGGGAGCACCGGAGGTGGGCCCGGTCTGCCCCCAGAGCCACAGGAAGCCAGCGGTTCAGGCCACGGCGGGCGGTGGCACTGCAAGCATGGGTGGCTGAGAGGCCACCCGTGGAGCACAGCTGGGCTCCTGGGCCCCAGCCTGGGAagtcccccttcccccaggggCCAGGCCCCATCCAAGGTGCTGCAGGGCTCAGCCGCACGTTCTTGACCCCAGCCCTCGTCTGCATCTCAGTGCGCCCTGACGCCCACACGCCGAGCGCTCCGGGGCTCACCTTCTTCAGACTGCCGCTGCGGGTGCCGATGAAGACCACAGAGTGCTGCTGGTAGGGGTAGGCGGCCACACTGGCCATGCCATCAGTACTGTCGGCTAGCAGGGGCAGGCCCTCGATCACGTGCAGGCCGCCCAGCGGCTGGTTCAACACCAGCCCGCAGAAGTTTCCGTTTATCTGCATGGGCTGGGGAGACAGGAGGAGGACGCGTGAGTAAGAGCCTGGGGCACCAGTTGGACAGAGGCAATGAGAGCCCACGTTCTAGGAGGGAGCAGAATCTGGAGCTCGCTCCTTACCAGC contains these protein-coding regions:
- the PLXNA3 gene encoding plexin-A3 isoform X6, whose amino-acid sequence is MPAVGLLLLFLLAVGRALGGSTPFPAFSVTDTSLTHLAVHRVTGEVFVGAVNRVFKLAPNLTELRVHVTGPVEDNARCYPPPSMRVCAHRLAPVDNVNKLLLIDYAARRLVACGSIWQGICQFLRLDDLFKLGEPHHRKEHYLSGAQEPDSMAGVIVEQGQGPSKLFVGTAVDGKSEYFPTLSSRKLIGDEDGADMFSLVYQDEFVSSQIKIPSDTLSLYPAFDIYYVYGFVSASFVYFLTLQLDTQQTLLDTAGEKFFTSKIVRMCSGDSEFYSYVEFPIGCSWRGVEYRLVQSAHLAKPGLLLAQALGVPADEDVLFTIFSQGQKNRASPPRQTILCLFTLSSINAHIRRRIQSCYRGEGTLALPWLLNKELPCINTPMQINGNFCGLVLNQPLGGLHVIEGLPLLADSTDGMASVAAYPYQQHSVVFIGTRSGSLKKVRVDGSQEAHLYETVPVVDGSPILRDLLFSPDHRHVYLLSEKQVSQLPVETCEQYPSCAACLGSGDPHCGWCVLQHRCCRHGACPGASAPRGFAKELSKCVQVWVRPNNVSVTSPGVQLTVAISNVPDLSAGVSCAFEEVTESEAVLLPSGELHCPSPSLQELRALTRGHGAARTVQLQLLSKESGVSFAGADFVFYNCSALQSCMSCVGSPYPCHWCKYRHVCTSHPHECSFQEGRVHSPEVSRSLSPCGPRTCRSPSRARRTTSVWSGCRGGSSGCLPSASTAAACSARTPRTPMKATSMVTPSWTSPWSGMEIFPSTSPLPSEIHPLMGPKEGGTRITIVGENLGLTSRDVGLRVAGVRCNSIPAEYVSAERIVCEMEESLVPSPPPGPAELCVSDCSADFRTQSEQLYSFVTPTFDRVSPSRGPASGGTRITISGHSLDAGSRVTVTVRDGECQFVRRDAEAIVCISPVSTLGPSQASITLAIDRANISSPGVLYTYTQDPTVTRLEPTWSIINGSTSITVSGTHLLTVQEPRVRAKYRGIETTNTCQVINDTAMLCKAPGIFLGRPQPQAQGEHPDEFGFLLDHVQTARSLNRSSFTYYPDPSFEPLGPSGVLDVKPGSHVVLKGKNLIPAAAGSSRLNYTVLIGGQPCTLTVSDTQLLCDSPSQTGRQPVMVLVGGLEFWLGTLHITADRALSLPAVVGLAAGGALLLLAITAVLVAYKRKTQDADRTLKRLQLQMDNLESRVALECKEAFAELQTDINELTNHMDGVQIPFLDYRTYAVRVLFPGIEAHPVLKELDTPPNVEKALRLFGQLLHSRAFVLTFIHTLEAQSSFSMRDRGTVASLTMVALQSRLDYATGLLKQLLADLIEKNLESKNHPKLLLRRTESVAEKMLTNWFTFLLHKFLKECAGEPLFLLFCAIKQQMEKGPIDAITGEARYSLSEDKLIRQQIDYKTLTLHCVCPESEGSAQVPVKVLNCDSITQAKDKLLDAVYKGIPYSQRPRAEDMDLEWRQGRMARIILQDEDVTTKIECDWKRVNSLAHYQVTDGSLVALVPKQVSAYNMANSFTFTRSLSRYESLLRTASSPDSLRSRAPMITPDQETGTKLWHLVKNHDHADHREGDRGSKMVSEIYLTRLLATKGTLQKFVDDLFETVFSTAHRGSALPLAIKYMFDFLDEQADQRQIGDPDVRHTWKSNCLPLRFWVNVIKNPQFVFDIHKSSITDACLSVVAQTFMDSCSTSEHRLGKDSPSNKLLYAKDIPSYKSWVERYYRDIAKMASISDQDMDAYLVEQSRLHASDFNVLSALSELYFYVTKYRQEVLTALDRDASCRKQKLRQKLEHIIGLASSNS